In Sciurus carolinensis chromosome 13, mSciCar1.2, whole genome shotgun sequence, a genomic segment contains:
- the Slc30a6 gene encoding zinc transporter 6 isoform X4: protein MLSIRNKPFAYVSEAASTSWLQEHVADLSRSLCGIIPGLSSIFLPRMNPFVLIDLAGAVALCITYMLIEINNYFAVDTASAIAIALMTFGTMYPMSVYSGKVLLQTTPPHVIGQLDKLIREVSTLDGVLEVRNEHFWTLGFGSLAGSVHVRIRRDANEQMVLAHVTNRLYTLVSTLTVQIFKDDWIRPALLSGPVAANVLNFSDHHIIPMPLLKSTDDLNPVTSTPAKHSSPPPEFSFNTPGKNVSPVILLNTQTRPYGLGLNHGHTPYSSMLNQGLGVPGMGATQGFRTGFTNIPSRYGNNNRMGQPRP, encoded by the exons ATGCTTTCTATTCGGAATAAACCATTTGCTTATGTCTCTGAAg CTGCTAGTACAAGTTGGCTTCAAGAGCATGTTGCAGATCTTAGTCGAAG CTTGTGTGGAATTATTCCAGGACTTAGCAGTATCTTCCTTCCCCGAATGAATCCATTTGTTTTGATTGATCTTGCTGGAGCAGTTGCTCTTTGTATTACATACATGCTAATTGAAATTaa taaTTATTTTGCTGTGGACACTGCCTCTGCAATAGCCATTGCCCTGATGACGTTCGGTACCATGTATCCCATGAGTGTGTACAGTGGGAAAGTGCTACTCCAG acaACACCACCCCATGTTATTGGTCAGTTGGATAAACTTATCAGAGAG GTTTCTACTTTGGATGGAGTTTTAGAAGTCCGAAATGAACATTTTTGGACCCTAGGTTTTGGCTCATTG GCTGGATCAGTGCATGTAAGAATTCGACGAGATGCAAATGAACAAATGGTTCTTGCTCATGTGACCAACAGGCTGTACACTCTTGTATCTACTTTGACTGTTCAAATTTTCAAGGATGATTGGATCAGGCCTGCCTTATTGTCTGGGCCTGTTGCAGCCAATGTCCTAAACTTCTCAGACCATCACATAATTCCAATGCCTCTTTTAAAGAGTACTGATGATTTGAACCCTGTCACATCAACTCCAGCTAAACATAGTAGCCCACCTccagaattttcatttaataCCCCTGGAAAAAATGTGAGCCCTGTTATTCTTCTAAACACACAAACAAGGCCCTATGGCTTGGGTCTTAATCATGGACATACACCCTATAGCAGCATGCTTAATCAAGGACTTGGAGTTCCGGGAATGGGAGCCACCCAAGGATTCAGGACTGGTTTCACAAATATACCAAGTAGATATGGAAATAACAATAGAATGGGACAACCAAGACCATGA
- the Slc30a6 gene encoding zinc transporter 6 isoform X5 — protein MNPFVLIDLAGAVALCITYMLIEINNYFAVDTASAIAIALMTFGTMYPMSVYSGKVLLQTTPPHVIGQLDKLIREVSTLDGVLEVRNEHFWTLGFGSLAGSVHVRIRRDANEQMVLAHVTNRLYTLVSTLTVQIFKDDWIRPALLSGPVAANVLNFSDHHIIPMPLLKSTDDLNPVTSTPAKHSSPPPEFSFNTPGKNVSPVILLNTQTRPYGLGLNHGHTPYSSMLNQGLGVPGMGATQGFRTGFTNIPSRYGNNNRMGQPRP, from the exons ATGAATCCATTTGTTTTGATTGATCTTGCTGGAGCAGTTGCTCTTTGTATTACATACATGCTAATTGAAATTaa taaTTATTTTGCTGTGGACACTGCCTCTGCAATAGCCATTGCCCTGATGACGTTCGGTACCATGTATCCCATGAGTGTGTACAGTGGGAAAGTGCTACTCCAG acaACACCACCCCATGTTATTGGTCAGTTGGATAAACTTATCAGAGAG GTTTCTACTTTGGATGGAGTTTTAGAAGTCCGAAATGAACATTTTTGGACCCTAGGTTTTGGCTCATTG GCTGGATCAGTGCATGTAAGAATTCGACGAGATGCAAATGAACAAATGGTTCTTGCTCATGTGACCAACAGGCTGTACACTCTTGTATCTACTTTGACTGTTCAAATTTTCAAGGATGATTGGATCAGGCCTGCCTTATTGTCTGGGCCTGTTGCAGCCAATGTCCTAAACTTCTCAGACCATCACATAATTCCAATGCCTCTTTTAAAGAGTACTGATGATTTGAACCCTGTCACATCAACTCCAGCTAAACATAGTAGCCCACCTccagaattttcatttaataCCCCTGGAAAAAATGTGAGCCCTGTTATTCTTCTAAACACACAAACAAGGCCCTATGGCTTGGGTCTTAATCATGGACATACACCCTATAGCAGCATGCTTAATCAAGGACTTGGAGTTCCGGGAATGGGAGCCACCCAAGGATTCAGGACTGGTTTCACAAATATACCAAGTAGATATGGAAATAACAATAGAATGGGACAACCAAGACCATGA